The Ananas comosus cultivar F153 linkage group 7, ASM154086v1, whole genome shotgun sequence genome has a window encoding:
- the LOC109713360 gene encoding CRC domain-containing protein TSO1-like isoform X2 translates to MKTPDSAKKIGGTAKSKLEDSPVYKFLNNLSPIDAVKSVGSLRTVQTLQFGNFAHSSAFSTPHADRQGESGQPIRNPFDEPSKREISLGGFDGSNRCTGSSSETPLSSCTASAQEPRSVACSLNDATIEPPSGSSSLSRNLPPLMQYDAFSPDYNKELCYGVTTDVSADMGPKTVEQVKVVPNCLDNGNIVFGTENVLREKQIPHQNRDETVASEWGKYVASNAGDLSICDSLTEAEAHLLGQKLADNNHYYYSHKTQAGMSSGYYVQNVTLDPQANIVEMVKKEDRKDHRPQMLSGTNEQIQGRIDKPIDCNTLGCKVGSQQQRGMCRRCLFSGVSGISEKNGDSDSNVEPSISKTFTGKMASAGNNLKPGTNTPPFVLPNMRFHLHTFATTSKDRIVSQHALASGQQLISIPSAIEPFHAPAGDQKSGIESLGVRKELLLSGSGVQELQELQGRYDDHSLAIVPASAEKLSQGSPQKKKGKSESCGQANARKRCSCKKSKCLKLYCECFVAGIYCSEPCACQGCLNRPIHEEIVLSTRKQIEARNPLAFAPKIIRTSGEGQEIGENSNKTPASARHKRGCNCKKSNCQKKYCECYQASVGCSINCRCEGCRNAFGTKNGIVPIVIEEIEHGKQEKDAWEKEMEELQCYELNVENEEHQSFENLPMIPFEARRPLAELPNFINAKPLRSSANNAEYTSQHKFYSHPNPVLYDGASDAARGKENEPLSYGVKILSPNRKRLSPARDRSGLGHLR, encoded by the exons ATGAAGACTCCGGACAGTGCGAAGAAGATCGGGGGGACTGCGAAGTCCAAGCTCGag GATTCCCCAGTTTACAAGTTCCTCAACAACTTATCTCCTATTGACGCCGTTAAATCAGTAGGCTCACTACGCACTGTGCAAACGCTCCAGTTCGGAAATTTTGCTCATTCTTCTGCGTTTAGTACACCGCATGCCGATCGCCAAGGAGAATCCGGACAACCGATCAG GAATCCTTTCGATGAACCCTCTAAGCGTGAGATTTCTCTTG GCGGTTTCGATGGTAGCAACCGATGCACAGGAAGTTCGAGTGAGACTCCGTTGTCTAGTTGCACAGCGTCTGCACAAGAACCTCGCAGCGTTGCATGTTCGCTTAATGACGCCACAATCGAGCCTCCTAGCGGCTCTTCAAGCCTGTCGCGCAATTTGCCTCCTCTAATGCAATATGATGCTTTTAGTCCAGACTATAATAAAGAACTTTGCTACGGTGTCACAACAGATGTTAGTGCAGATATGGGTCCCAAAACAGTAGAACAGGTTAAGGTTGTTCCGAATTGTTTGGATAATGGAAATATCGTGTTTGGCACTGAAAATGTGCTTCGGGAAAAGCAAATACCACATCAAAATAGAGATGAAACAGTAGCATCCGAGTGGGGGAAATATGTTGCTTCTAACGCTGGTGACTTGTCGATTTGTGATTCACTAACTGAAGCAGAGGCTCATTTACTTGGGCAGAAATTAGCAGATaataatcattattattattcacaTAAAACACAAGCTGGTATGTCTAGTGGTTATTATGTCCAGAATGTCACACTGGATCCTCAAGCGAACATTGTTGAAATGGTTAAGAAAGAAGATCGAAAGGATCACCGACCACAAATGCTCTCAGGTACAAATGAGCAAATTCAGGGAAGAATCGATAAGCCTATAGATTGCAATACATTAGGCTGTAAG gTTGGTTCCCAGCAACAACGTGGCATGTGCAGGCGCTGTCTATTTTCTGGAGTTTCTGGGATATCGGAAAAGAATGGCGATAGTGACTCAAATGTAGAACCTTCAATTTCAAAGACATTCACCGGTAAAATGGCTTCAGCTGGTAACAATTTGAAGCCTGGAACAAATACACCACCTTTTGTTTTACCCAATATGAGATTTCATTTGCATACCTTTGCGACCACGTCAAAAGACAGAATAGTCTCTCAACATGCTCTGGCTTCTGGGCAACAACTAATAAGTATTCCATCTGCTATTGAACCTTTTCATGCACCAGCGGGTGATCAGAAAAGTGGAATTGAGTCATTGGGTGTTAGAAAGGAGTTGCTTCTTTCTGGGAGTGGAGTTCAGGAACTTCAGGAACTTCAGGGTAGGTATGATGATCATTCACTGGCAATTGTGCCCGCAAGTGCTGAGAAGTTAAGTCAAGGTAGTCCCCAGAAGAAAAA GGGCAAGTCAGAAAGTTGTGGCCAGGCTAATGCGCGCAAGCGTTGTAGCTGTAAGAAGTCCAAATGCTTGAAACT TTATTGTGAGTGTTTTGTGGCTGGGATATACTGTTCTGAACCTTGTGCATGCCAAGGTTGTTTAAATAGGCCCATCCATGAGGAAATAGTTCTGTCTACCCGCAAGCAGATAGAAGCTCGGAATCCACTTGCCTTTGCTCCCAAAATAATTCGAACATCTGGAGAAGGCCAAGAAATTGGG GAAAATTCTAACAAGACTCCTGCTTCTGCCCGTCATAAAAGAGGATGCAATTGCAAGAAGTCAAACTGTCAAAAGAAATACTGTGAATGCTATCAG GCCAGTGTTGGGTGCTCTATTAACTGCCGGTGCGAGGGTTGTAGGAATGCTTTTGGAACAAAGAATG GTATTGTGCCGATAGTTATTGAGGAAATCGAACATGGAAAGCAAGAAAAGGATGCATGGGAGAAAGAAATGGAAGAGCTACAATGTTACGAGCTTAATGTCGAGAATGAAGAACATCAGTCTTTTGAAAATTTACCCATGATACCTTTCGAAGCTCGCAG ACCGCTGGCTGAATTGCCCAACTTCATAAATGCAAAGCCGCTGCGATCTTCTGCAAATAATGCTGAATATACTTCGCAGCACAAGTTCTACAGTCACCCTAACCCCGTTCTCTATGATGGTGCGTCGGATGCTGCAAGGGGTAAAGAAAATGAACCCCTGAGTTACGGAGTGAAGATACTTTCACCGAATCGAAAGAGGCTTTCACCTGCGCGTGATCGAAGTGGGCTGGGTCATCTCCGTTGA
- the LOC109713360 gene encoding CRC domain-containing protein TSO1-like isoform X1, whose translation MKTPDSAKKIGGTAKSKLEDSPVYKFLNNLSPIDAVKSVGSLRTVQTLQFGNFAHSSAFSTPHADRQGESGQPIRNPFDEPSKREISLGGFDGSNRCTGGFDGSNRCTGSSSETPLSSCTASAQEPRSVACSLNDATIEPPSGSSSLSRNLPPLMQYDAFSPDYNKELCYGVTTDVSADMGPKTVEQVKVVPNCLDNGNIVFGTENVLREKQIPHQNRDETVASEWGKYVASNAGDLSICDSLTEAEAHLLGQKLADNNHYYYSHKTQAGMSSGYYVQNVTLDPQANIVEMVKKEDRKDHRPQMLSGTNEQIQGRIDKPIDCNTLGCKVGSQQQRGMCRRCLFSGVSGISEKNGDSDSNVEPSISKTFTGKMASAGNNLKPGTNTPPFVLPNMRFHLHTFATTSKDRIVSQHALASGQQLISIPSAIEPFHAPAGDQKSGIESLGVRKELLLSGSGVQELQELQGRYDDHSLAIVPASAEKLSQGSPQKKKGKSESCGQANARKRCSCKKSKCLKLYCECFVAGIYCSEPCACQGCLNRPIHEEIVLSTRKQIEARNPLAFAPKIIRTSGEGQEIGENSNKTPASARHKRGCNCKKSNCQKKYCECYQASVGCSINCRCEGCRNAFGTKNGIVPIVIEEIEHGKQEKDAWEKEMEELQCYELNVENEEHQSFENLPMIPFEARRPLAELPNFINAKPLRSSANNAEYTSQHKFYSHPNPVLYDGASDAARGKENEPLSYGVKILSPNRKRLSPARDRSGLGHLR comes from the exons ATGAAGACTCCGGACAGTGCGAAGAAGATCGGGGGGACTGCGAAGTCCAAGCTCGag GATTCCCCAGTTTACAAGTTCCTCAACAACTTATCTCCTATTGACGCCGTTAAATCAGTAGGCTCACTACGCACTGTGCAAACGCTCCAGTTCGGAAATTTTGCTCATTCTTCTGCGTTTAGTACACCGCATGCCGATCGCCAAGGAGAATCCGGACAACCGATCAG GAATCCTTTCGATGAACCCTCTAAGCGTGAGATTTCTCTTGGCGGTTTCGATGGTAGCAACCGATGCACAGGCGGTTTCGATGGTAGCAACCGATGCACAGGAAGTTCGAGTGAGACTCCGTTGTCTAGTTGCACAGCGTCTGCACAAGAACCTCGCAGCGTTGCATGTTCGCTTAATGACGCCACAATCGAGCCTCCTAGCGGCTCTTCAAGCCTGTCGCGCAATTTGCCTCCTCTAATGCAATATGATGCTTTTAGTCCAGACTATAATAAAGAACTTTGCTACGGTGTCACAACAGATGTTAGTGCAGATATGGGTCCCAAAACAGTAGAACAGGTTAAGGTTGTTCCGAATTGTTTGGATAATGGAAATATCGTGTTTGGCACTGAAAATGTGCTTCGGGAAAAGCAAATACCACATCAAAATAGAGATGAAACAGTAGCATCCGAGTGGGGGAAATATGTTGCTTCTAACGCTGGTGACTTGTCGATTTGTGATTCACTAACTGAAGCAGAGGCTCATTTACTTGGGCAGAAATTAGCAGATaataatcattattattattcacaTAAAACACAAGCTGGTATGTCTAGTGGTTATTATGTCCAGAATGTCACACTGGATCCTCAAGCGAACATTGTTGAAATGGTTAAGAAAGAAGATCGAAAGGATCACCGACCACAAATGCTCTCAGGTACAAATGAGCAAATTCAGGGAAGAATCGATAAGCCTATAGATTGCAATACATTAGGCTGTAAG gTTGGTTCCCAGCAACAACGTGGCATGTGCAGGCGCTGTCTATTTTCTGGAGTTTCTGGGATATCGGAAAAGAATGGCGATAGTGACTCAAATGTAGAACCTTCAATTTCAAAGACATTCACCGGTAAAATGGCTTCAGCTGGTAACAATTTGAAGCCTGGAACAAATACACCACCTTTTGTTTTACCCAATATGAGATTTCATTTGCATACCTTTGCGACCACGTCAAAAGACAGAATAGTCTCTCAACATGCTCTGGCTTCTGGGCAACAACTAATAAGTATTCCATCTGCTATTGAACCTTTTCATGCACCAGCGGGTGATCAGAAAAGTGGAATTGAGTCATTGGGTGTTAGAAAGGAGTTGCTTCTTTCTGGGAGTGGAGTTCAGGAACTTCAGGAACTTCAGGGTAGGTATGATGATCATTCACTGGCAATTGTGCCCGCAAGTGCTGAGAAGTTAAGTCAAGGTAGTCCCCAGAAGAAAAA GGGCAAGTCAGAAAGTTGTGGCCAGGCTAATGCGCGCAAGCGTTGTAGCTGTAAGAAGTCCAAATGCTTGAAACT TTATTGTGAGTGTTTTGTGGCTGGGATATACTGTTCTGAACCTTGTGCATGCCAAGGTTGTTTAAATAGGCCCATCCATGAGGAAATAGTTCTGTCTACCCGCAAGCAGATAGAAGCTCGGAATCCACTTGCCTTTGCTCCCAAAATAATTCGAACATCTGGAGAAGGCCAAGAAATTGGG GAAAATTCTAACAAGACTCCTGCTTCTGCCCGTCATAAAAGAGGATGCAATTGCAAGAAGTCAAACTGTCAAAAGAAATACTGTGAATGCTATCAG GCCAGTGTTGGGTGCTCTATTAACTGCCGGTGCGAGGGTTGTAGGAATGCTTTTGGAACAAAGAATG GTATTGTGCCGATAGTTATTGAGGAAATCGAACATGGAAAGCAAGAAAAGGATGCATGGGAGAAAGAAATGGAAGAGCTACAATGTTACGAGCTTAATGTCGAGAATGAAGAACATCAGTCTTTTGAAAATTTACCCATGATACCTTTCGAAGCTCGCAG ACCGCTGGCTGAATTGCCCAACTTCATAAATGCAAAGCCGCTGCGATCTTCTGCAAATAATGCTGAATATACTTCGCAGCACAAGTTCTACAGTCACCCTAACCCCGTTCTCTATGATGGTGCGTCGGATGCTGCAAGGGGTAAAGAAAATGAACCCCTGAGTTACGGAGTGAAGATACTTTCACCGAATCGAAAGAGGCTTTCACCTGCGCGTGATCGAAGTGGGCTGGGTCATCTCCGTTGA
- the LOC109713360 gene encoding CRC domain-containing protein TSO1-like isoform X3, with product MKTPDSAKKIGGTAKSKLEDSPVYKFLNNLSPIDAVKSVGSLRTVQTLQFGNFAHSSAFSTPHADRQGESGQPIRNPFDEPSKREISLGGFDGSNRCTGGFDGSNRCTGSSSETPLSSCTASAQEPRSVACSLNDATIEPPSGSSSLSRNLPPLMQYDAFSPDYNKELCYGVTTDVSADMGPKTVEQVKVVPNCLDNGNIVFGTENVLREKQIPHQNRDETVASEWGKYVASNAGDLSICDSLTEAEAHLLGQKLADNNHYYYSHKTQAGMSSGYYVQNVTLDPQANIVEMVKKEDRKDHRPQMLSGTNEQIQGRIDKPIDCNTLGCKVGSQQQRGMCRRCLFSGVSGISEKNGDSDSNVEPSISKTFTGKMASAGNNLKPGTNTPPFVLPNMRFHLHTFATTSKDRIVSQHALASGQQLISIPSAIEPFHAPAGDQKSGIESLGVRKELLLSGSGVQELQELQGRYDDHSLAIVPASAEKLSQGSPQKKKGKSESCGQANARKRCSCKKSKCLKLPIHEEIVLSTRKQIEARNPLAFAPKIIRTSGEGQEIGENSNKTPASARHKRGCNCKKSNCQKKYCECYQASVGCSINCRCEGCRNAFGTKNGIVPIVIEEIEHGKQEKDAWEKEMEELQCYELNVENEEHQSFENLPMIPFEARRPLAELPNFINAKPLRSSANNAEYTSQHKFYSHPNPVLYDGASDAARGKENEPLSYGVKILSPNRKRLSPARDRSGLGHLR from the exons ATGAAGACTCCGGACAGTGCGAAGAAGATCGGGGGGACTGCGAAGTCCAAGCTCGag GATTCCCCAGTTTACAAGTTCCTCAACAACTTATCTCCTATTGACGCCGTTAAATCAGTAGGCTCACTACGCACTGTGCAAACGCTCCAGTTCGGAAATTTTGCTCATTCTTCTGCGTTTAGTACACCGCATGCCGATCGCCAAGGAGAATCCGGACAACCGATCAG GAATCCTTTCGATGAACCCTCTAAGCGTGAGATTTCTCTTGGCGGTTTCGATGGTAGCAACCGATGCACAGGCGGTTTCGATGGTAGCAACCGATGCACAGGAAGTTCGAGTGAGACTCCGTTGTCTAGTTGCACAGCGTCTGCACAAGAACCTCGCAGCGTTGCATGTTCGCTTAATGACGCCACAATCGAGCCTCCTAGCGGCTCTTCAAGCCTGTCGCGCAATTTGCCTCCTCTAATGCAATATGATGCTTTTAGTCCAGACTATAATAAAGAACTTTGCTACGGTGTCACAACAGATGTTAGTGCAGATATGGGTCCCAAAACAGTAGAACAGGTTAAGGTTGTTCCGAATTGTTTGGATAATGGAAATATCGTGTTTGGCACTGAAAATGTGCTTCGGGAAAAGCAAATACCACATCAAAATAGAGATGAAACAGTAGCATCCGAGTGGGGGAAATATGTTGCTTCTAACGCTGGTGACTTGTCGATTTGTGATTCACTAACTGAAGCAGAGGCTCATTTACTTGGGCAGAAATTAGCAGATaataatcattattattattcacaTAAAACACAAGCTGGTATGTCTAGTGGTTATTATGTCCAGAATGTCACACTGGATCCTCAAGCGAACATTGTTGAAATGGTTAAGAAAGAAGATCGAAAGGATCACCGACCACAAATGCTCTCAGGTACAAATGAGCAAATTCAGGGAAGAATCGATAAGCCTATAGATTGCAATACATTAGGCTGTAAG gTTGGTTCCCAGCAACAACGTGGCATGTGCAGGCGCTGTCTATTTTCTGGAGTTTCTGGGATATCGGAAAAGAATGGCGATAGTGACTCAAATGTAGAACCTTCAATTTCAAAGACATTCACCGGTAAAATGGCTTCAGCTGGTAACAATTTGAAGCCTGGAACAAATACACCACCTTTTGTTTTACCCAATATGAGATTTCATTTGCATACCTTTGCGACCACGTCAAAAGACAGAATAGTCTCTCAACATGCTCTGGCTTCTGGGCAACAACTAATAAGTATTCCATCTGCTATTGAACCTTTTCATGCACCAGCGGGTGATCAGAAAAGTGGAATTGAGTCATTGGGTGTTAGAAAGGAGTTGCTTCTTTCTGGGAGTGGAGTTCAGGAACTTCAGGAACTTCAGGGTAGGTATGATGATCATTCACTGGCAATTGTGCCCGCAAGTGCTGAGAAGTTAAGTCAAGGTAGTCCCCAGAAGAAAAA GGGCAAGTCAGAAAGTTGTGGCCAGGCTAATGCGCGCAAGCGTTGTAGCTGTAAGAAGTCCAAATGCTTGAAACT GCCCATCCATGAGGAAATAGTTCTGTCTACCCGCAAGCAGATAGAAGCTCGGAATCCACTTGCCTTTGCTCCCAAAATAATTCGAACATCTGGAGAAGGCCAAGAAATTGGG GAAAATTCTAACAAGACTCCTGCTTCTGCCCGTCATAAAAGAGGATGCAATTGCAAGAAGTCAAACTGTCAAAAGAAATACTGTGAATGCTATCAG GCCAGTGTTGGGTGCTCTATTAACTGCCGGTGCGAGGGTTGTAGGAATGCTTTTGGAACAAAGAATG GTATTGTGCCGATAGTTATTGAGGAAATCGAACATGGAAAGCAAGAAAAGGATGCATGGGAGAAAGAAATGGAAGAGCTACAATGTTACGAGCTTAATGTCGAGAATGAAGAACATCAGTCTTTTGAAAATTTACCCATGATACCTTTCGAAGCTCGCAG ACCGCTGGCTGAATTGCCCAACTTCATAAATGCAAAGCCGCTGCGATCTTCTGCAAATAATGCTGAATATACTTCGCAGCACAAGTTCTACAGTCACCCTAACCCCGTTCTCTATGATGGTGCGTCGGATGCTGCAAGGGGTAAAGAAAATGAACCCCTGAGTTACGGAGTGAAGATACTTTCACCGAATCGAAAGAGGCTTTCACCTGCGCGTGATCGAAGTGGGCTGGGTCATCTCCGTTGA
- the LOC109713443 gene encoding protein tesmin/TSO1-like CXC 7, whose amino-acid sequence MATEDTSASENPPIDPPLSPPSTSDPEEPRIDPAPGDEKDAKDADGRDSSSQATADVLSVEVGLDQGKREAPEDGGEGNGCRRCSCKKSRCLKLYCACFAGGTYCSESCGCQLCFNNPTYGETVHSTRKDIWLRKGCSFPLKANETSEAASGSKKDTSKSPSSSQRKKGCNCKKTSCLKKYCDCFQGGIGCSLLCKCEDCQNIFGRKVGGFLEGQRNLPSIGWNDDDYSDDEEDDYTIAARSPFHQSPFSRESSFHQANPDVKADMMNGQIYWQLSPLKAQPWHRVKRPNEDSVADISHKRHLKNEDKYTISRCIEVMSGIAELSQEEKSLAPDVFVDPHNREIFLSLSGDVRSMWLRRKLEQLS is encoded by the exons ATGGCCACCGAGGACACCTCGGCGTCCGAGAACCCGCCGATCGATCCGCCCCTCTCGCCGCCGTCCACGTCCGATCCCGAGGAGCCCCGGATCGATCCCGCGCCCGGCGACGAGAAGGACGCGAAGGACGCGGACGGCCGGGATTCGTCGTCCCAGGCGACCGCCGATGTTCTCAGCGTCGAGGTGGGGTTGGATCAAGGGAAGAG GGAAGCTCCGGAGGACGGCGGAGAAGGCAACGGATGCAGGCGCTGCTCCTGCAAGAAGTCCAGATGCTTGAAACT TTACTGTGCCTGTTTTGCCGGTGGAACCTACTGTTCTGAATCCTGTGGATGCCAGTTATGTTTCAACAATCCCACTTATGGGGAAACTGTTCATTCTACTCGCAAGGACATATGGTTACGAAAGGGATGTTCATTTCCTTTGAAAGCGAATGAAACGTCTGAAGCTGCTAGTGGTTCGAAG AAAGATACAAGCAAGTCTCCTTCCTCATCCCAGCGCAAAAAAGGATGCAATTGCAAGAAGACGAGTTGCCTAAAAAAATACTGCGACTGCTTTCAG GGCGGCATTGGATGTTCGCTACTTTGCAAATGTGAGGATTGCCAGAATATCTTTGGGAGAAAAGTTG GTGGCTTTTTAGAGGGACAAAGAAACCTCCCTTCTATCGGATGGAATGACGACGATTATAGCGACGACGAGGAAGATGATTATACAATTGCAGCGCGTTCACCCTTTCATCAATCTCCGTTCTCTAGGGAGTCCTCGTTCCATCAAGCGAATCCGGATGTTAAAGCAGATATGATGAATGGCCAAATATACTGGCAACTATCGCCACTAAAGGCACAGCCATGGCATCGCGTGAAGAGGCCTAATGAGGATAGTGTTGCAGATATTTCGCATAAGCGGCACTTGAAGAACGAAGACAAGTATACTATTTCTAGGTGCATTGAGGTGATGAGTGGGATTGCGGAACTTTCCCAAGAGGAGAAGTCGCTAGCCCCCGATGTCTTCGTGGATCCTCATAATCGGGAAATATTTCTCTCACTAAGCGGTGATGTCCGATCCATGTGGTTGAGACGGAAGTTGGAACAACTTTCGTAG